From a single Bufo bufo chromosome 9, aBufBuf1.1, whole genome shotgun sequence genomic region:
- the LOC120979753 gene encoding uncharacterized protein LOC120979753 isoform X2 — MAEAVEVMLRRLREAADTRGSDWLEQQVTALLGGAEVGTSSPTPAATRPRRVRPPARLSPDLPPRVRRRVRSPTRDPPRREHSKAIAASRRGRNPYVRRDPPEAVGPPPQPIAAATGESGPGSAGSPPVPRSRRPAQRGRGSGSRGSSGAARSARAARRRPLQDEPLSVAHEAAPVGARDGRRPCHDALLTEEEDEAVLDGSPPQSRPLGHEDRRADAYMEDRELRRPFPEGGQFATGPDTMEDRGRPRAIPNAPSSDPAGVLPANSASTHQRNVVDPGVVRQEAGPAAAGFTAPGQLVGAVSPAGPGGESGRIGVSRVVVGDPGGDAPLLVWILGHSFVFWGALRSDVRQNGRQLGFDRGTAIVRWIGRRSMVWGSVLQEVHRQARLDRVPDILVLHVGGNDLGVRPCRELIRDIRFDFLRLWSLFPSVVTVWSDIVPRKVWREARSVERLNKARIKLNRVIGRFCAKHGAVVVRHPELEAGTGGFWRQDGVHLNAVGIDLWSLDLQGGIETALRVWRNARA, encoded by the exons ATGGCAGAAGCAGTGGAGGTGATGCTGCGGCGCTTGAGGGAAGCGGCGGACACCAGGGGCAGCGACTGGCTGGAGCAGCAGGTGACCGCATTGCTAGGGGGGGCGGAGGTGGGTACGTCTAGCCCTACTCCAGCAGCTacacggccgcggcgggtacggccgccggcgcgcctgagccctgatttacccccccgggtccggcgccgtgtcaggagccccacaagggaccctccacgccgggAGCATTCTAAGGCTATTGCGgcctcccggcgtgggaggaatccatatGTCCGGCGGGACCCTCCAGAGGCTGTGGGGCCTCCCCCTCAGCCCATCGCGGCAGCAACAGGGGAGTCAGGACCTGGTTCTGCAGGATCCCCTCCTGTCCCCAGGAGTCGGAGGCCTGCTCAGCGTGGGAGAGGtagtggcagcagaggcagcagcggGGCTGCGCGGTCGGCCAGGGCGGCCCGGCGCAGGCCCTTACAGGATGAGCCCCTTTCAGTGGCACACGAGGCTGCGCCTGTAGGTGCCAGGGACGGGCGCAGGCCTTGCCATGATGCGCTtcttacagaggaggaggacgaggctgTTCTGGACGGCTCCCCGCCCCAGAGCAGGCCTCTTGGGCATGAAGACAGGCGTGCAGATGCTtatatggaggacagggagttgcGCAGGCCATTTCCTGAGGGCGGACAGTTTGCTACTGGTCCTGACACCATGGAAGACAGAGGGCGTCCCAGAGCCATTCCTAACGCACCCAGCAGTGATCCGGCTGGGGTGCTGCCGGCGAACAGCGCAAGTACCCATCAAAGGAATGTCGTGGATCCAGGAGTCGTCCGTCAGGAAGCAGGACCTGCGGCTGCCGGGTTCACAGCACCCGGGCAGCTAG tgggagcggtttcgccAGCTGGCCCCGGAGGCGAGTCAGGTCGGATTGGTGTGTCCAGAGTCGTTGTGGGAGATCCTGGAG GTGATGCCCCGTTATTAGTTTGGATCCTGGGCCATTCGTTCGTGTTCTGGGGGGCATTACGATCGGATGTTCGGCAGAATGGGCGGCAGCTGGGGTTTGATCGGGGGACAGCCATAGTAAGATGGATCGGACGCAGAAGTATGGTGTGGGGTAGTGTTTTGCAGGAGGTTCATCGGCAAGCCAGGTTAGATAGAGTCCCAGATATCTTGGTGTTGCATGTTGGGGGAAATGACCTAGGGGTCCGACCTTGCAGAGAGTTGATCAGGGATATACGTTTTGATTTTTTGCGTTTGTGGTCCCTCTTCCCGTCAGTTGTCACTGTGTGGTCGGACATTGTCCCCAGGAAGGTCTGGAGGGAGGCGAGATCGGTTGAAAGGCTGAATAAGGCTAGGATTAAGCTGAACAGGGTGATTGGGCGGTTCTGTGCCAAACATGGGGCGGTGGTGGTGAGGCACCccgagttggaagcaggaacaGGAGGCTTTTGGAGACAGGATGGAGTCCACCTCAATGCGGTGGGCATTGATTTGTGGTCACTGGACTTGCAGGGAGGTATTGAAACAGCCCTCCGGGTGTGGCGGAACGCGCGAGCTTAA
- the LOC120979753 gene encoding uncharacterized protein LOC120979753 isoform X1 → MREVANSAKNANLGMNVPCVAGAMGLADVLEGVDKGGGIVLQKGQTPVRVERMVGHLNRYPNQELAEFLYSGFKFGFHIPSHPLPVLEKRKNLRSALQFPDIVTGKLAKEVSLGRMDGPFVTSPISNLRVSPLGLIPKKEPNKFRLIHHLSFPKGASVNEGIDPELCSVVYASFDAAVEWVRKLGPGTLLAKCDIEAAFRLLPVHPDSLYLLGCFWNGAYFVDRCLPMGCSISCAYFERFSSFLEWVVVQESGCHSVIHYLDDFLCLGPGGSRVCSLLLSTLQSVFECFGVPLAVDKTVGPATELSFLGIVIDTQRMECRLPVDKVSDLRTEVAAALTAKKIRLRDLQSLLGKLNFACRILPMGRIFSRRLASATGGVVSPHHFIRLGSELKGDLKVWDSFLKQFNGRALVMGGVVDAFDFKLFTDAAGGAGFGAYCEGQWCAGRWPESWVRKGWVKNVALLELFPIVLAVTLWGEKFRHKKVRFHCDNLGVVQAINRVTASSPPVICLLQQLVLRCLSLNAWVFAVHVPGSSNCIADALSRFQWERFRQLAPEASQVGLVCPESLWEILEVMPRY, encoded by the exons atgaggGAAGTTGCAAATTCGGCCAAAAATGCAAATTTAGGCATGAATGTTCcgtgtgtggcgggggccatggggctagcagatgttttagagggggtagacaaagggggggggatagTTTTGCAAAAGGGGCAGACCCCAGTGCGAGTGGAAAGGATGGTGGGGCATCTAAATAGATATCCGAACCAGGAGTTAGCTGAATTTTTGTATTCAGGGTTTAAGTTCGGTTTTCATATACCTTCACACCCGTTACCAGTCTTAGAGAAGCGGAAGAATTTGCGCTCGGCATTGCAGTTCCCGGACATAGTGACAGGAAAGTTAGCTAAAGAGGTTTCCCTAGGGAGGATGGATGGTCCGTTTGTTACATCACCCATCAGTAACTTGCGAGTTTCCCCTTTGGGTTTGAtccctaagaaggagcctaataAATTTAGGCTCATCCACCATTTATCATTCCCtaagggtgcgtcggtcaatgagggcatTGACCCGGAACTTTGTTCTGTGGTTTATGcttcctttgatgcggctgtggaaTGGGTAAGGAAGCTGGGTCCGGGTACCCTGTTGGCAAAATGTGATATTGAAGCGGCATTTCGGTTGTTGCCAGTTCACCCGGATAGTTTGTATTTACTGGGTTGTTTTTGGAATGGCgcttattttgtggataggtgtttgccaatgggctgttcaatatcgtgtgcatattttgagcgtttcagttcttttctggagtgGGTGGTGGTTCAGGAATCAGGTTGTCACTCTgtcattcattatttggatgatttcctgTGTTTGGGGCCGGGGGGATCTAGGGTTTGTTCGTTGTTGTTATCCACATTACAGTCTGTTTTTGAGTGTTTTGGAGTCCCGTTAGCggtggacaaaacggtggggccgGCTACTGAGCTAAGTTTTTTGGGTATTGTCATAGATACAcagcggatggagtgtaggctaccAGTAGACAAAGTGTCAGATTTAAGAACAGAGGTGGCGGCGGCATTGACAGCAAAAAAGATTCGTCTGCGGGACCTGCAGTCTTTGTTGGGCAAATTAAATTTTGCATGCAGAATCCTACCTATGGGCCGCATTTTTAGTAGGAGGTTGGCTTCGGCGACAGGAGGGGTGGTGTCTCCCCACCATTTTATTAGACTAGGCAGTGAGTTGAAAGGGGATTTGAAAGTTTGGGATTCCTTTTTAAAACAGTTTAATGGCAGAGCATTAGTTATGGGGGGGGTGGTTGATGCGTTTGATTTCAAATTGTTTACGGATGCTGCGGGTGGAGCGGGTTTTGGGGCGTACTGTgaagggcagtggtgtgcgggtcggTGGCCTGAGTCCTGGGTACGAAAAGGGTGGGTAAAAAACGTGGCATTGTTGGAACTCTTCCCCATTGTGTTGGCAGTCACGCTCTGGGGGGAGAAGTTTCGGCACAAGAAGGTTCGTttccattgtgacaacttgggagTTGTGCAAGCCATCAACAGGGTAACGGCTTCTTCCCCCCCAGTTATTTGCCTATTGCAGCAGTTGGTTCTCCGGTGTTTGTCCCTTAATGCTTGGGTGTTTGCGGTGCATGTGCCTGGTTCCTCTAACTGTATAGCTGACgcactttctcgttttcagtgggagcggtttcgccAGCTGGCCCCGGAGGCGAGTCAGGTCGGATTGGTGTGTCCAGAGTCGTTGTGGGAGATCCTGGAG GTGATGCCCCGTTATTAG